A genomic segment from Micromonospora echinaurantiaca encodes:
- a CDS encoding glycosyltransferase family 32 protein, whose product MRFWHDPCDVPPDVRKCLETWDALRDEGFSFRMFGDASAAVYIEERYGPRELAAFARCRHPAMRSDYLRMCFVLAEGGLYVDADDVLLGDGWNDVFRDGTLKVHPLCYDVTAGGMVPGSELRRIDLPIDGRIFYVNNNPIAAPPGHPVLRRALARATDTLLGDEPAPEIQATTGPGNLTAALAAHARESQISGTMPDFELLLDWEEVAEPCWDLAYRSDARNWRNMDN is encoded by the coding sequence GTGCGGTTTTGGCACGACCCGTGCGACGTACCGCCGGACGTCCGTAAGTGCCTGGAGACTTGGGATGCGCTGCGCGACGAAGGTTTCTCGTTCCGGATGTTCGGCGACGCCTCGGCAGCGGTCTACATCGAGGAGCGGTATGGCCCGCGGGAGCTTGCCGCGTTTGCCCGATGCAGGCATCCCGCAATGCGCAGCGACTATCTACGCATGTGCTTCGTGCTCGCCGAGGGCGGCCTGTACGTCGACGCAGACGATGTGCTGCTTGGCGACGGCTGGAACGACGTCTTCCGCGACGGAACGCTAAAGGTCCACCCGCTGTGTTATGACGTGACTGCCGGCGGCATGGTGCCAGGGTCTGAACTGCGGAGAATCGACTTGCCGATTGACGGTCGCATCTTCTACGTCAACAACAACCCGATCGCTGCCCCACCCGGTCATCCAGTCCTGCGGCGGGCGCTCGCGCGTGCGACCGACACCCTGCTTGGGGACGAGCCAGCGCCGGAGATTCAGGCGACCACCGGTCCCGGGAACCTCACCGCCGCCCTAGCAGCGCACGCCCGCGAGTCGCAGATCAGCGGCACCATGCCGGACTTCGAGTTGCTCCTCGACTGGGAGGAAGTCGCGGAGCCGTGCTGGGACCTCGCATATCGCAGCGACGCCCGCAACTGGCGCAACATGGACAACTGA
- a CDS encoding IS110 family transposase, protein MAGDETVVGAGRFDTGRDGYAAMRKYARQWPHRVWAIEGCQDIGRHIANRLLADGEQVVDVPPKLSARARVFATGQGRKTDATDAHSVALVGTRMAGLRPVVNDEQLALLRILVDRRRSLGEDHTRMVSQLHQLLLELIPGGATKSLSAAQAKHCWPQSDPVTRSAKPDAGWPRS, encoded by the coding sequence ATGGCCGGCGACGAGACCGTCGTCGGGGCGGGCCGGTTCGACACCGGCCGGGACGGCTACGCGGCGATGAGGAAGTACGCCAGGCAATGGCCGCACCGGGTCTGGGCGATCGAGGGCTGCCAGGACATCGGCCGGCACATCGCCAACCGACTGCTCGCCGATGGCGAACAGGTCGTCGACGTGCCACCGAAGCTGTCCGCCCGGGCGCGGGTGTTCGCCACCGGGCAGGGCCGCAAGACCGACGCCACGGACGCGCACTCCGTGGCGCTGGTCGGCACCCGGATGGCCGGACTGCGCCCGGTCGTCAACGACGAACAGCTCGCCCTGCTGCGGATTCTGGTCGACCGGCGCCGCTCCCTCGGTGAGGACCACACCAGGATGGTCTCCCAGCTGCACCAGCTGCTGCTGGAACTGATCCCCGGCGGAGCGACGAAGAGCCTGTCCGCCGCCCAGGCCAAGCACTGCTGGCCACAGTCAGACCCCGTGACGCGGTCGGCAAAACCCGACGCCGGGTGGCCGCGGAGCTGA
- a CDS encoding LysM peptidoglycan-binding domain-containing protein — protein sequence MEEGQVPHTPPDRGDKLAEYGARATIHPPQDPHRRAVPLSRSLASAARAVLSAGILLAAAPALLWMAGGNPLRRLPHSSEIPDWFARSSGRFTPAVLTGVALWALWLLWGVFALLLLAEILAAVTRWRIPVLRLPAPLHRLVFGLAGTAAIAVTSAGSVDHTANRDQPTTPAAATDHADIPRQATARGAAIIQVANQRYHYTVERHDTLSKIANEWLGDANRWPEICRLNKHRHFPGVGGTLRDCDLIYPGWELRLPIDARPPNAAEPPRPPKPPSDQPMTPPSSPSVAPEPTDPAVPPPAATQPSAAPSTSAVSPASSPTTTSQAPLPVSPTATDTPHPMPRTDGHGLQLSPSTWLPWSLAAAISAAAAMVWLQRRRRYTGDPDEDPPTELPTPVVQIRRALAAQQRTEPNLGDDGSESPAYVPELGSLPPGATGITGDGSHAVARAALVAVLATGGPHHPDTRGVVVIDDTTLIALLGPDATALQPWPRLHVADGVDDALTAIEARLLHRSRILDEHTVTDLDDLRRQALDEERLPPVMLITQTPPPGAQMRAKTALTLGADLGVSALLLGEWHHGATVDVTPHGHTTLASGTATEPIPSRLPVLDAITALQILNTLREAQTGERSALASSQESRAAVPLQQSRNGTEPSGQHIPLASPAQTTAIGKARLRVLGPPRIEDISQPGRPLRAKALELAVFLACHPDGVTTREIGEYLEPDARISQADQRVHTNASNLRHVLGRASTFDAKNAYVVKSAGRYRLDPTTVDVDVWTLRDLLRTATIATGPRRRELLTAACDLYTAPLADGQDYEWLQPHRETVRRWGIEAHLLLADDLVDTDPQGASDLLDKAIGLDRYNEALYTRAMHVRHALGDADGIRTLLRALTKALADLDAEPQEATITLASRLRSNPAKK from the coding sequence GTGGAGGAGGGACAGGTGCCGCATACGCCACCGGACAGAGGCGACAAACTCGCCGAGTACGGCGCGCGAGCCACCATCCACCCTCCGCAAGACCCGCACCGGCGCGCTGTGCCGCTGTCGCGTTCCCTGGCCAGCGCCGCGCGGGCTGTCCTCAGTGCCGGCATCCTCCTGGCCGCGGCACCGGCACTGCTGTGGATGGCCGGCGGGAACCCCCTGCGGCGGCTGCCACACTCCTCGGAGATCCCTGACTGGTTCGCCCGCTCCAGCGGCCGATTCACCCCCGCTGTCCTCACCGGCGTCGCATTGTGGGCCCTGTGGCTGCTGTGGGGCGTGTTCGCGCTGCTCCTGCTCGCCGAGATCCTCGCCGCGGTGACCCGGTGGCGCATCCCCGTCCTCAGGCTCCCGGCCCCCCTTCACCGGCTCGTCTTCGGCCTGGCCGGTACCGCCGCGATCGCTGTCACCTCCGCCGGCTCCGTCGACCACACGGCGAACCGCGATCAGCCGACCACGCCCGCCGCCGCCACCGACCACGCCGACATTCCCCGGCAAGCCACCGCCCGCGGGGCCGCCATCATCCAGGTCGCCAACCAGCGCTACCACTACACCGTTGAGCGACACGACACCCTGTCCAAAATCGCCAACGAATGGCTTGGCGACGCGAACCGATGGCCGGAGATCTGCCGCCTGAACAAGCACCGCCACTTCCCCGGCGTCGGCGGCACCCTGCGCGACTGCGATCTCATCTACCCCGGCTGGGAACTTCGCCTACCCATCGACGCCCGCCCTCCGAACGCCGCCGAACCCCCGCGACCACCCAAGCCACCGTCCGACCAGCCGATGACACCGCCCTCATCGCCGAGCGTCGCCCCGGAGCCGACCGATCCCGCTGTGCCGCCACCGGCGGCCACGCAGCCTTCGGCAGCCCCGAGCACCTCGGCAGTGTCGCCGGCCTCCTCGCCAACGACCACCAGCCAAGCCCCACTGCCAGTCTCACCGACCGCCACCGACACACCCCATCCCATGCCGAGGACGGATGGACACGGTCTGCAGCTGTCACCCTCCACCTGGCTGCCGTGGTCACTCGCTGCCGCCATCAGCGCTGCCGCGGCAATGGTCTGGCTCCAACGCCGCCGTCGCTACACCGGCGACCCCGACGAGGACCCGCCAACCGAGCTACCTACACCGGTGGTCCAGATCCGCCGCGCCCTAGCCGCCCAACAACGCACCGAACCGAACCTAGGCGACGACGGCAGCGAGTCACCCGCCTATGTACCCGAGCTCGGGTCGTTGCCGCCCGGCGCAACCGGCATCACCGGCGACGGCAGCCACGCCGTCGCCCGCGCTGCCCTCGTCGCAGTCCTGGCCACCGGCGGCCCGCACCACCCCGACACGCGCGGGGTAGTCGTGATCGACGACACCACCCTCATCGCACTCCTCGGCCCCGACGCGACAGCTCTCCAACCATGGCCGCGGCTGCATGTCGCCGACGGTGTCGATGACGCGCTCACGGCGATCGAGGCCCGGCTACTGCACCGCAGCCGCATCCTCGACGAGCACACCGTGACCGACCTGGACGACCTGCGCCGGCAAGCCCTCGACGAGGAAAGGCTGCCACCGGTCATGCTCATCACCCAGACCCCACCCCCCGGTGCGCAGATGCGCGCGAAGACCGCTCTTACCCTCGGCGCCGACCTCGGCGTGTCCGCCCTCCTGCTCGGCGAGTGGCACCATGGCGCCACCGTTGACGTCACCCCGCACGGCCACACCACACTCGCATCCGGGACGGCGACGGAGCCCATCCCATCACGCCTGCCCGTGCTCGACGCCATCACCGCGCTCCAGATCCTCAACACCCTGCGAGAGGCGCAGACCGGCGAACGAAGCGCTCTCGCGTCATCCCAGGAATCCCGCGCGGCCGTGCCACTACAGCAGAGTCGGAACGGCACCGAGCCTTCCGGACAGCACATACCGCTCGCCTCACCTGCTCAGACCACCGCCATCGGCAAGGCACGACTGCGGGTGCTCGGGCCTCCACGGATCGAAGACATCAGCCAGCCCGGCCGGCCACTGCGCGCCAAAGCCCTCGAACTCGCCGTGTTCCTGGCCTGCCACCCCGACGGAGTCACCACCCGCGAGATCGGCGAATACCTCGAACCCGACGCCCGCATCAGCCAAGCCGACCAACGCGTGCACACCAACGCCAGCAACCTACGACACGTACTCGGCCGAGCCAGCACCTTCGACGCGAAAAACGCCTACGTCGTCAAGAGCGCCGGACGCTACCGCCTCGACCCAACCACCGTCGACGTCGACGTCTGGACCCTCCGCGACCTGCTGCGTACGGCCACCATCGCCACCGGCCCTCGCCGCCGCGAACTGCTCACCGCCGCCTGCGACCTCTACACAGCACCACTGGCAGACGGCCAAGACTACGAATGGCTCCAGCCGCACCGGGAAACCGTGCGCCGGTGGGGCATCGAAGCCCACCTGCTGCTGGCAGACGACCTCGTCGACACTGACCCACAGGGCGCATCCGACTTACTCGACAAGGCCATCGGGCTGGACCGCTACAACGAAGCCCTCTACACACGCGCCATGCACGTCCGCCACGCCCTCGGCGACGCCGACGGCATCCGCACCCTCCTGCGTGCCCTGACCAAAGCCCTGGCCGACCTCGACGCCGAACCCCAGGAAGCAACCATCACACTCGCCAGCCGGCTTCGGAGCAACCCTGCCAAGAAGTGA
- a CDS encoding carbamoyltransferase C-terminal domain-containing protein: MSYNPGHDGAVVHLRDGYLVSSVEAEKDSNYRYTPVSSRDLLDAFGRLEQVPDVMCTGGWWPREARPTGPPPHVGYRGIVKDEITVEHRRLLGKSIPFFSSSHERSHLLCGFGMSPFPQGSPCYALVWEGAIGAFYEIDSDMNITLIADVMNEPGNRYASIYGLADPTFPKNAPFSRFSDAGKLMALASFSIRGTPTAEEEDLMAFLLSSEHVRLDLYDRLESSAYYNVGTDDTEFRNFAGIFSDRIFDTFYRFAKTNLRKNLPLVIAGGCGLNCDWNSKWREAGIFSEVFVPPVANDSGSAIGTAIDAQLHFTGDAKIKWDVYSGLPFRMDSPVAAGRYDVRDASYEDVAHMLSSGLILGWVNGRYEIGPRALGNRSILAAPFDDSTRVRLNEIKQREQFRPIAPVCLEDDAARWFGCDRESPFMLYTYRANTDALAAVTHVNGTARLQTVSPSTNVQLYELLLAFKARTGYGVLCNTSLNFNGKGFINNLSDLDTYTADHELDGFVVEGRAYLRRSSERYTAYRKDGGR; the protein is encoded by the coding sequence GTGTCGTACAACCCGGGTCACGACGGAGCCGTCGTTCACCTTCGCGACGGTTACCTCGTCTCCTCTGTTGAAGCGGAGAAGGACTCCAACTACCGGTACACCCCGGTCTCCAGTCGCGACCTGCTCGACGCCTTCGGACGGCTAGAGCAAGTGCCCGACGTGATGTGCACTGGGGGTTGGTGGCCGCGTGAGGCGCGCCCGACCGGGCCACCGCCCCACGTTGGGTATCGCGGCATCGTTAAAGATGAGATAACTGTGGAACATCGCCGCCTGCTCGGCAAGTCGATTCCGTTTTTCTCCTCTTCTCACGAGAGGTCGCACCTGCTTTGCGGATTTGGTATGTCACCCTTTCCCCAGGGCTCGCCTTGCTACGCGCTGGTGTGGGAGGGGGCGATCGGCGCGTTCTATGAGATCGATTCAGACATGAACATAACATTGATCGCCGACGTGATGAACGAGCCAGGAAACCGCTATGCCTCAATCTACGGATTGGCGGATCCGACCTTTCCCAAGAATGCGCCGTTTTCCCGCTTCTCGGATGCGGGCAAGTTGATGGCGCTCGCCTCCTTCTCAATAAGGGGCACACCCACCGCCGAAGAGGAAGATCTGATGGCCTTCCTTCTATCTTCGGAACACGTTCGGCTCGACCTCTACGACCGACTGGAGTCTTCCGCGTACTACAACGTAGGCACGGATGACACAGAGTTCCGCAACTTCGCGGGCATCTTTAGCGACAGAATATTCGACACCTTCTATCGCTTCGCTAAAACGAATCTGCGCAAGAACCTGCCTTTGGTCATCGCTGGAGGTTGCGGCCTGAACTGTGACTGGAACTCGAAGTGGAGGGAAGCCGGCATATTCTCCGAGGTCTTCGTGCCACCCGTTGCCAACGACTCCGGTTCGGCAATCGGGACGGCGATTGACGCTCAACTTCACTTCACCGGCGACGCGAAGATCAAATGGGACGTCTATTCCGGACTGCCGTTCAGGATGGACTCACCCGTCGCCGCCGGTCGCTACGACGTCCGAGACGCGAGTTACGAGGACGTCGCCCACATGCTAAGTAGCGGCCTAATCCTTGGCTGGGTCAACGGCCGGTACGAGATCGGCCCTCGCGCCTTGGGCAATAGGTCCATCCTCGCCGCGCCTTTCGATGACAGCACGAGGGTGCGCCTGAACGAGATCAAGCAGCGCGAGCAGTTCCGGCCAATCGCGCCTGTCTGCCTAGAAGATGATGCGGCGCGGTGGTTCGGCTGTGATCGCGAAAGCCCGTTCATGCTGTACACCTACCGAGCCAACACGGACGCGCTGGCGGCAGTAACGCACGTAAACGGCACGGCCCGGCTCCAAACCGTAAGCCCGAGTACGAACGTCCAACTCTACGAGCTGCTCCTTGCCTTCAAGGCACGCACCGGATACGGAGTCCTGTGCAACACATCTCTCAACTTCAACGGGAAGGGGTTCATCAACAACCTGTCGGACCTCGATACCTACACGGCAGATCATGAACTGGACGGTTTCGTCGTCGAGGGGCGTGCGTATCTCCGCCGGAGTTCCGAGCGCTACACGGCATATCGGAAAGATGGGGGTCGGTGA
- a CDS encoding Hsp70 family protein — MDLSSSAIAATVSWQSVRVPVLIDGRLVMPPGVVIGPAGQVYVGLETAAVRPLPADHRVVDNPTDLLGKPTQPADAADPLDAVGLLATMLRHIAHYAAHHVSEPITELTVTIPASWGPRRRGQLAEAATRSGLPSPTLVTAPAALASYAQTLGLTAPEASCLLVCQADRHPPALTVLQTVADGYRELATQQIELAHDLDDLMTRRVVQTATADNDPLRAAISQPGDAEADGRDALLEAVRTARHLLATQDRAPVLLPAPRQPAVITRDDVSIAAQPLLDQVPKAVGELLDTADVDKQHLAGVVLRSAHGLPGLADRLAAATGTVPTLIDQSHALADGALHLTATHRPAPRAASARLPRVRLRISDLTSALIIGACSLTLLLQAVLTAYITTVQLRVVGVRTSLPQLGTAGALAMLTAFAVAHLAPTTWLAGPPTPSAPEPATGSLIRRGYFTAAVGGAVAAALYGLATGTAVHYDYTPYLKWTLGGALPLAACAAVIATIAPRIPTDALPAWLALTRPAITHVAIATAGIFLMRAALTLTTPVDLTGMPGLAGSAGAALVGVATALTASRSRTIRTITAPGLAIGYALVFTHDTTTALTIGYLIALTWWGIRLTAQTLRLAFPTTATALHRLLDRANG, encoded by the coding sequence GTGGATCTCAGTTCGTCGGCCATCGCCGCGACGGTCAGTTGGCAGAGCGTACGGGTTCCCGTTCTCATCGACGGTCGACTCGTCATGCCACCCGGCGTCGTCATAGGCCCTGCAGGTCAGGTGTACGTCGGCCTCGAAACGGCGGCCGTAAGGCCCCTGCCGGCGGACCACCGTGTCGTCGACAACCCGACCGACCTACTCGGCAAGCCCACGCAGCCCGCCGATGCGGCCGATCCCCTCGACGCCGTGGGGCTGCTCGCCACCATGCTGCGGCACATCGCCCACTACGCTGCTCACCACGTCAGCGAGCCAATCACCGAGCTCACCGTGACCATTCCAGCGAGCTGGGGGCCACGTCGTCGGGGACAGCTAGCCGAAGCGGCCACCCGATCCGGGCTACCGTCTCCCACCCTGGTCACCGCGCCCGCCGCCCTGGCCTCCTACGCCCAGACGCTCGGTCTCACGGCGCCCGAAGCCTCGTGCCTTCTCGTCTGCCAGGCCGACCGCCATCCCCCGGCCCTCACCGTCCTCCAGACGGTCGCCGATGGCTACCGCGAACTGGCGACGCAGCAGATCGAGCTTGCCCACGACCTCGACGACCTCATGACCCGCCGCGTCGTTCAGACGGCAACCGCTGACAACGACCCGCTGCGAGCGGCGATCAGCCAGCCCGGCGACGCCGAAGCAGACGGACGTGACGCCCTCTTGGAGGCCGTCCGCACCGCACGGCATCTGCTTGCCACACAGGATCGGGCACCGGTCCTGCTGCCCGCGCCCCGCCAGCCCGCGGTCATCACCCGCGACGACGTCTCGATCGCCGCGCAGCCCCTCCTCGATCAGGTACCCAAGGCAGTCGGCGAACTCCTCGACACGGCTGACGTGGACAAGCAGCACCTCGCCGGCGTCGTGTTGAGGTCAGCTCACGGTCTGCCGGGGCTGGCGGACCGCCTCGCCGCAGCTACCGGCACCGTGCCGACTCTCATCGACCAGTCCCATGCCCTCGCCGACGGGGCCCTGCACCTCACCGCCACCCACCGGCCGGCGCCCCGTGCCGCGTCCGCACGACTACCCCGCGTCCGGCTCCGCATCAGCGACCTCACCAGCGCCCTCATCATCGGCGCCTGCTCTCTCACGCTCCTGCTTCAAGCGGTCCTCACCGCGTACATCACCACCGTCCAGCTCCGGGTCGTCGGTGTGCGCACCTCACTGCCGCAACTGGGCACCGCCGGCGCGCTCGCGATGCTGACCGCTTTCGCCGTAGCGCATCTCGCCCCCACCACCTGGCTCGCTGGACCGCCCACGCCCTCGGCGCCCGAACCGGCAACAGGCAGCCTCATCCGCCGCGGATACTTCACCGCCGCCGTCGGCGGCGCGGTCGCCGCAGCCCTCTACGGCCTCGCCACCGGCACCGCGGTCCATTACGACTACACCCCGTACCTGAAGTGGACCCTCGGTGGCGCCCTACCACTGGCCGCCTGCGCCGCTGTCATCGCCACCATCGCGCCCCGGATCCCCACCGACGCCCTGCCGGCCTGGCTGGCGCTGACCCGCCCAGCGATCACCCACGTGGCCATCGCCACCGCCGGAATCTTCCTCATGCGGGCAGCACTGACCCTCACCACCCCCGTCGACCTGACCGGCATGCCCGGCCTCGCCGGCAGCGCCGGAGCGGCACTCGTCGGCGTGGCCACGGCCCTGACCGCCAGCCGAAGCCGCACCATCCGCACCATCACCGCACCCGGCCTGGCCATCGGCTACGCCCTCGTCTTCACCCACGACACCACCACCGCCCTGACCATCGGCTACCTCATCGCACTCACCTGGTGGGGCATCCGACTCACCGCACAAACCCTGCGACTCGCCTTCCCCACCACGGCAACGGCACTGCACCGCCTCCTCGATCGCGCCAACGGCTAG
- a CDS encoding family 16 glycosylhydrolase: protein MNINNLISPMRALAFRAWRSLIAFIPGGRVRAFGQGTDQIGAIMVVNLDRQPRRWRRVTKELGRFRTSEGIPLTSITRRLAAVDARDGRAVAATVDVDVMYRIGDQLHVQPDARLAECFAEDEPVRMSRQEVAVARSHVEVWKAVANGTEDYVLVLEDDVWFKPGAPAAIDRGWRAALDRCTAEGGPKLLYLSYSDAGGTAARDDACDVLFRPSRGLWFLSGYVLSRKGAAALLRAMPVVGPVDLWMNYRFAELGALALTSPAIAQRPDGASDNAYSILPYLARAGIVDSEHGAKPPGQSRTGLVLAWTGGGERESLAMALSMLGLRVRAFDGDEEPMQEPELKEVLKTFDALVDAPLVPAALAAAVANERSVILLEADAPTPAGLELDRLPPSRSVVLAPRDPLGGSWGVLCGVLDLVEPVEPFPAGAPRAFRLFRDQRPTARLAPAARRPRENLAMDDSPWVLPASSGWRPTQNVCPSVRTAGPAIAEASMTEASASFPGLIETFPGNLASFAQEGLQHTDEGAQLVIDAMQSGLRPYRSGAFASVRSFPHGRFEAEIRAAPGPGLITGFFLHRDTPRQEIDIEFAGADPRRLLVNVYFNPGDDGTAMGFGYRGSPCRIDLGFDATADFHRYAIDWRPDRVTWLVDGRVVHERVGWDPTPIPHLNMRVHANLWAPRSEELAGRIDERKLPAAAAFRNVLVTE from the coding sequence ATGAACATCAACAACTTGATCAGTCCAATGCGAGCGCTCGCGTTCCGAGCCTGGCGCTCCTTGATTGCTTTCATCCCGGGTGGTCGAGTTCGGGCCTTCGGTCAAGGCACAGACCAGATTGGTGCGATCATGGTCGTCAATCTGGACAGGCAGCCGAGGCGATGGCGGCGCGTGACAAAGGAGCTAGGCCGGTTCCGGACATCCGAAGGCATTCCGTTGACGTCGATCACACGGCGACTCGCAGCAGTCGATGCGCGGGACGGACGCGCCGTAGCGGCGACCGTTGACGTGGACGTGATGTATCGAATCGGCGATCAGTTGCACGTGCAACCCGACGCCCGACTGGCAGAGTGTTTCGCCGAGGATGAGCCGGTGCGGATGTCGCGGCAAGAAGTGGCGGTGGCGCGGTCGCACGTGGAGGTCTGGAAGGCTGTCGCGAACGGGACCGAGGACTACGTTCTCGTGCTGGAAGACGACGTCTGGTTCAAGCCTGGCGCCCCAGCTGCCATCGATCGCGGCTGGCGCGCCGCCCTCGACCGGTGCACAGCCGAAGGTGGACCGAAGCTGCTCTACCTTTCGTACTCTGACGCCGGCGGAACCGCGGCGCGCGACGATGCTTGCGACGTCCTCTTTCGACCGTCACGCGGCCTGTGGTTCCTCTCGGGTTACGTACTCTCGCGCAAGGGAGCCGCCGCGCTCCTTCGCGCAATGCCCGTGGTCGGACCCGTCGACCTATGGATGAACTACCGGTTCGCAGAACTCGGTGCGCTGGCACTCACTTCGCCAGCGATCGCGCAGAGGCCCGACGGAGCGTCGGACAATGCCTACTCCATCCTGCCCTACCTGGCCCGCGCTGGGATCGTCGATTCGGAGCACGGAGCCAAGCCTCCTGGCCAATCGCGCACCGGTCTAGTGCTGGCGTGGACCGGGGGCGGGGAGCGAGAAAGCCTTGCCATGGCGCTGTCGATGCTCGGGCTACGCGTCCGCGCGTTCGACGGCGATGAGGAACCGATGCAGGAGCCAGAGCTGAAGGAAGTACTGAAGACCTTCGACGCCCTCGTTGATGCTCCGCTCGTGCCCGCTGCGCTAGCCGCTGCTGTGGCGAACGAGCGCTCGGTTATCCTCCTGGAGGCGGACGCGCCGACACCTGCAGGTTTGGAGCTGGACCGGCTGCCGCCGTCGCGGTCGGTGGTTCTGGCGCCCCGTGATCCCTTAGGTGGATCCTGGGGAGTCCTCTGTGGCGTGTTGGACCTTGTCGAGCCCGTTGAACCCTTCCCGGCTGGAGCTCCGCGAGCTTTCCGCCTATTCCGAGACCAACGCCCGACTGCACGACTCGCGCCCGCTGCGCGGCGACCGCGCGAGAACCTCGCGATGGACGACTCGCCCTGGGTCCTTCCTGCGTCGAGCGGATGGCGGCCGACGCAGAACGTGTGCCCTTCCGTGCGCACGGCGGGCCCCGCCATCGCCGAAGCCTCCATGACAGAGGCGTCCGCATCGTTCCCTGGTCTTATTGAGACTTTTCCGGGCAACCTGGCGTCGTTCGCCCAAGAAGGTCTTCAACACACCGACGAGGGTGCGCAACTAGTGATCGACGCTATGCAAAGCGGACTGCGTCCGTACCGGTCGGGGGCCTTCGCATCCGTACGCTCGTTCCCGCATGGGCGCTTCGAGGCAGAAATAAGGGCAGCACCAGGCCCGGGGCTGATTACCGGATTCTTCCTGCATCGCGACACACCACGGCAGGAGATCGACATCGAGTTCGCGGGTGCCGATCCCCGGCGATTGCTGGTCAACGTGTATTTCAATCCTGGCGACGACGGTACCGCCATGGGCTTCGGATACCGTGGCTCGCCCTGTCGGATCGACCTCGGCTTCGACGCCACCGCAGACTTCCATCGATACGCCATCGACTGGCGCCCAGACCGGGTGACTTGGCTGGTAGACGGCAGGGTCGTCCACGAGCGTGTCGGCTGGGACCCGACACCGATCCCTCACCTGAACATGCGCGTTCATGCCAACCTGTGGGCACCCCGCTCCGAGGAACTCGCCGGACGCATTGACGAGCGCAAGCTACCCGCCGCCGCTGCCTTCAGGAACGTGCTGGTGACCGAGTGA
- a CDS encoding IS110 family RNA-guided transposase, which produces MHGDYGVFLGLDVGKGDHHAVGLAPDGKRLHDGPLPNTEARLRQLFDKLGRHGRVLVVVDQPASIGALPIAVARACGHQVAYLPGLAMRRIADLHPGAAKTDARDAYVIADAARTLPHTLRRVDTGDETLAELEVLAGFDDDLAGEATRIANRIRGLLTQIHPGLERVLGPKVQHKAVLELLSRCGGPAGLRKAGRRKLASIAAVHAPRMGQRLVEQIMTALDEQTVTVPGTQAAETILPRLADSLREVLRQRDQVAVEVDRMLDAHPLAEVLTSMPGIGVRTAARILLEVGDATAFPTPGHLAAYAGLAPVTRRSGSSIRGEHPPRGGNKQLKRAFFLAAFAALADPVSRAYYDRKRAEGKRHNAALICLARRRCDVLFAMLRDKIPYQPRPTTPVPT; this is translated from the coding sequence GTGCACGGCGACTACGGCGTGTTCCTCGGGTTGGACGTCGGCAAGGGTGATCACCACGCGGTGGGGTTGGCTCCGGATGGCAAGCGGCTGCACGACGGGCCGCTGCCGAACACCGAGGCCCGGCTGCGGCAGCTGTTCGACAAACTCGGCCGTCACGGCCGGGTCCTGGTGGTGGTCGACCAGCCGGCCTCGATCGGCGCCCTGCCGATCGCGGTTGCCCGGGCGTGTGGTCATCAGGTGGCCTACCTGCCGGGACTGGCCATGCGGCGGATCGCTGACCTGCATCCCGGTGCCGCGAAGACCGACGCCCGCGACGCCTACGTCATCGCCGACGCGGCTCGCACCCTGCCGCACACCCTGAGGCGGGTCGACACCGGCGACGAGACCCTGGCCGAGCTGGAAGTCCTGGCCGGCTTTGACGACGACCTCGCCGGCGAGGCAACCCGCATCGCGAACCGGATCCGGGGCCTGCTGACCCAGATCCACCCCGGCCTGGAACGCGTCCTCGGCCCGAAGGTGCAGCACAAGGCCGTGCTGGAACTGCTGTCGCGCTGCGGCGGCCCGGCCGGGCTGCGCAAGGCCGGCCGGCGCAAACTGGCCTCGATCGCCGCGGTGCACGCGCCCCGCATGGGCCAACGGCTCGTCGAGCAGATCATGACCGCACTCGACGAGCAAACCGTCACCGTTCCCGGCACCCAAGCGGCGGAGACGATCCTGCCCCGGCTGGCCGACAGCCTCCGCGAGGTGCTGCGTCAACGTGACCAGGTCGCCGTCGAAGTCGACAGGATGCTTGATGCGCACCCTCTTGCCGAGGTCCTGACGTCGATGCCCGGCATCGGCGTCAGGACCGCCGCCCGGATCCTCCTCGAAGTCGGCGACGCCACAGCCTTCCCCACCCCCGGACACCTTGCCGCCTACGCCGGGCTGGCCCCCGTCACCCGCCGTTCCGGCAGCAGCATCCGCGGCGAACACCCACCCCGAGGCGGCAACAAGCAGCTCAAACGCGCCTTCTTCCTCGCCGCGTTCGCCGCCCTGGCCGACCCAGTCAGCCGCGCCTACTACGACCGCAAACGAGCCGAAGGCAAACGCCACAACGCCGCCCTCATCTGCCTCGCCCGACGCCGCTGCGACGTCCTGTTCGCCATGCTCCGCGACAAGATCCCCTACCAACCACGCCCGACAACCCCCGTCCCCACTTGA